From bacterium:
GCAGGCTGGCGCGATAGGCACGGTCGGCCCATTGGGCGTTGCCCGGAAATCGTCCCTCCAGTCCCTGCAGGTCGGGCACGTGGCCCTCCAGCATCAGGGAAACCGTGTCGCGGAATCGCCACTCCCCGGATACGTGCTGGGCGACGCCCTCGTGGAACCAGGCGGGCACCGCGGCGGCGCCCATCCCCTGGTGCAGGAGGCAGTGGGAGATCTCGTGCAGCATGACGTGGGTTACGGTCCGGCCGACGCCGCGGGACCGCTCGCAGTCGATCCAGGCGGTGTGTCCCGCGGCGGCGCCTACGCCCCAGTCGGCGACGACCCCGCCGAGCGAGTCCTTGAAACCGGACGTCGTCATCAGATGGATGTCCACGCGGGGACGTTGCAGCGTAAACGGCCAGACGAGCGCGGTCAGGGTCGGACCGTGCTCGCGCAACGCCGCCAGGCAGTCGCGTTCCACGTCGGGGTTGACCCCGGGCTCGCGGAAGAAGCGCACGGGCGGCTGGGTGTCCAGTGCCCGTGTCGCATCGTTCGCGGCACCAGCCGATCCGTACGCGGTCATGACGAGCGCCGCCGCGAGCATGAACGCGAGCCGTGTTTTCAAAAGCAACCGTCCTCGAACGCCATTGACACTTCGCGGCCGACGGCACGATGATGGTGCATCGAGGCCCATACCGCAACACCGCGAAAGGACGGCGACCTTGTCCCATCCCGGTCCGACACTCGCCGAGATCCGCGACGCCATCTCCGGCGTGACGCGGATCGCGGCGCTCACGGGGGCGGGCATCTCCGCGGCCAGCGGCGTGCCCACCTTTCGCGGCGGGCCCGACAGCCTGTGGGAGAACGAGAGACCGGAGGATCTCGCCACGCCACAGGCCTTCCGGCGAGACACGGAGAAGGTGTGGCGCTGGTACGACTGGCGGCGCGGCATCGTGGCCGGCTGCGAACCCAACGCGGCGCACCTGGCCCTGGCGCGGCTGGACGGGATCGCCGCCGGGGTGACCGTCATCACCCAGAACGTGGACGGCCTGCACCAGCGCGCGGGCAGCGCCGCGGTGCTGGAGTTCCACGGCTCGCTCTGGACCCTGCGCTGTACGTCCTGCGGGCTGGCGGAGCGTAACCGGGACGTGCCTCTCGACCTGCCTCCCGCCTGCCCCTCCTGCGGCGGCCTGATGCGACCCGGCGTGGTGTGGTTCGGCGAGAACATCGACCCGGAGATCATGCGGGCATCATCCCGGGCCGCCGTCTCCTGCGACCTGTTCCTGGTGATCGGCACCTCGGGTCTGGTCCAGCCCGCGGCGGGCATGGCGATGATGGCGAGCAACGCGGGCGCCAAGGTCGTGGAGTTCAACCTGGAGCGGGGCGGCGTCAGCG
This genomic window contains:
- a CDS encoding basic secretory family protein; this encodes MKTRLAFMLAAALVMTAYGSAGAANDATRALDTQPPVRFFREPGVNPDVERDCLAALREHGPTLTALVWPFTLQRPRVDIHLMTTSGFKDSLGGVVADWGVGAAAGHTAWIDCERSRGVGRTVTHVMLHEISHCLLHQGMGAAAVPAWFHEGVAQHVSGEWRFRDTVSLMLEGHVPDLQGLEGRFPGNAQWADRAYRASLLAVDTLVDRYGEDVIGKLILATRLHGDFRRGFADATGTDYEAFTADFSRSMRIRFGWLVTLTRWPTLFVLLALGFALGAILRIRRTRRRLAELEDEDLPSDDDHSPTTAGGLDREH
- a CDS encoding NAD-dependent deacylase; its protein translation is MNASRVFKSNRPRTPLTLRGRRHDDGASRPIPQHRERTATLSHPGPTLAEIRDAISGVTRIAALTGAGISAASGVPTFRGGPDSLWENERPEDLATPQAFRRDTEKVWRWYDWRRGIVAGCEPNAAHLALARLDGIAAGVTVITQNVDGLHQRAGSAAVLEFHGSLWTLRCTSCGLAERNRDVPLDLPPACPSCGGLMRPGVVWFGENIDPEIMRASSRAAVSCDLFLVIGTSGLVQPAAGMAMMASNAGAKVVEFNLERGGVSAWVDLFVPGSADETVLGLLP